One window of Sphingomonas sp. KC8 genomic DNA carries:
- a CDS encoding SUF system Fe-S cluster assembly regulator, translated as MRLSSLADYAVVMLTAAARHGRPEGEDVRLSAALLAEETGVPLPTAQKLMGRLAAAGLLTSARGTGGGFRLARDPDAISLAEIIEAVEGPIAMTACVDHGRHDCGLEADCHVRPHWTAVNSAVKGALGGVSLATLAGAPA; from the coding sequence ATGCGTCTTTCCAGCCTTGCCGACTATGCGGTCGTGATGCTGACCGCCGCCGCCCGCCATGGGCGGCCGGAGGGGGAGGATGTGCGGCTGTCGGCGGCGCTGCTGGCCGAGGAGACCGGCGTGCCTTTGCCCACGGCGCAAAAGCTGATGGGGCGGCTGGCGGCCGCTGGCTTGCTGACATCGGCGCGCGGCACCGGCGGCGGATTCCGCCTCGCCCGCGATCCGGATGCCATCAGCCTGGCGGAAATCATCGAGGCGGTGGAAGGACCGATTGCCATGACGGCGTGCGTGGACCATGGCCGCCATGATTGCGGGCTGGAAGCGGATTGCCACGTCCGTCCGCACTGGACGGCAGTGAACAGCGCGGTAAAGGGCGCGCTAGGCGGGGTCAGCCTCGCCACCCTTGCAGGAGCCCCGGCATGA
- a CDS encoding helix-turn-helix domain-containing protein produces the protein MGCTDDEGSWTDVGNGELGSSAIGLRYFAPAPDLRRYLSAYYVFRADLPFVSDMVRADMAQLRFMISGLGSYGFADGRSLAAPEITLLGPTTGATRFDVAGPVLVFGVGILPAGWAALVEDDASRFADSLVDAVDVFGGMLEDALDAMRFDNRGSRMVHMVDAVMRGLLTDAADAAYWFTELADKWLTEDASPSVDALVRQAGVSARQVERLTRRIYGAPPKLLARKYRALRAATRFADASGWADAAGDAFYDQSHFIREFKHFNGQTPSQFRRAPTPVTRLTLARRKLIGSLPRLALVS, from the coding sequence ATGGGATGTACGGACGACGAGGGGAGCTGGACGGACGTGGGCAACGGGGAGTTGGGCAGCAGCGCGATCGGATTGCGCTATTTTGCGCCAGCCCCTGATTTGCGCCGTTACCTTTCGGCTTATTATGTCTTTCGTGCTGATTTGCCGTTCGTTTCCGATATGGTGCGGGCGGACATGGCGCAGTTGCGCTTCATGATTTCTGGTCTGGGAAGCTATGGTTTCGCAGATGGCCGCAGCCTTGCCGCGCCGGAAATCACTTTGCTGGGACCGACGACCGGTGCGACTCGCTTCGATGTGGCGGGGCCGGTGCTTGTCTTCGGCGTCGGCATTCTGCCTGCGGGCTGGGCTGCCCTGGTTGAAGATGACGCCAGCCGGTTTGCCGATTCGCTGGTGGATGCGGTCGATGTTTTTGGTGGCATGCTGGAAGACGCCCTCGACGCGATGCGATTCGACAATCGCGGGTCCAGGATGGTCCACATGGTCGATGCGGTGATGCGTGGCCTGCTGACGGATGCGGCTGACGCGGCATATTGGTTCACGGAACTCGCCGATAAGTGGCTGACCGAAGACGCGTCGCCTTCGGTGGATGCGCTGGTTCGGCAAGCAGGTGTATCCGCCCGCCAGGTGGAACGGCTGACCCGGCGAATCTATGGCGCGCCGCCCAAGTTGCTGGCGCGCAAATATCGCGCCTTGCGGGCGGCGACGCGCTTTGCCGATGCGTCGGGCTGGGCGGATGCGGCGGGCGACGCCTTTTACGATCAGTCGCACTTCATCCGCGAGTTCAAGCATTTCAACGGGCAGACGCCATCGCAGTTTCGGCGGGCGCCGACGCCGGTGACGCGGCTGACATTGGCGCGGCGCAAATTGATCGGTTCCTTGCCGCGGCTGGCGCTGGTGAGTTGA
- a CDS encoding DUF885 domain-containing protein, with protein sequence MVRILLLSTTVLLAVSSASAATPVPAPAPTITAEADQNTVIQQFFVDFDDAELARAPMSKAYRAIKDADYGRWNDFSDAAEIRQHDAELAALAEMRRRFDPDKLDANNRLSFQLFEKMIERRDRAFAYRDHEYAFDQMNGAQSQLPAFLINIHRVTTKADAEAYVRRLEGLGGAIDQIIAESGSRAAKGLMPPKWVYPYVISDAKNVIAGAPFGDSADAPLFADLKTKVARLDIPQGEKDALIAAGAAALTSGVKPAFNRLIAEMVRQEALAGVDDGVWRFKDGASYYAERLANYTTTALTPEQIHKVGLDNVARIHGEMKGIMARTGFKGDLSAFFQFMRADTRFYAPNSEEGRAQYLAETEKAKQWVTAKLPLWFGVLPQAPLVVKRVEGFREKSAGKAFYQSPAPDGSRPGTYYANLYDMADMPMTEVEALFYHEGLPGHHLQRTIQTELKDVPPFRQFGGVTAYSEGWGLYSEKLAKDMGLYTDPYRDFGRLQLELHRAIRLVVDTGIHHQRWSREQAIRYVEANSADAPGGIVKAIERYVVYPGQATAYMIGRLKISELRDKAQAALGSRFDVRGFHDTVLKSGPVPLDILEKQVDAWVASVTAN encoded by the coding sequence ATGGTTCGCATCCTTCTTCTATCCACCACTGTGCTGCTCGCGGTTTCCAGCGCATCAGCGGCAACGCCCGTGCCCGCCCCGGCCCCGACAATAACGGCCGAAGCCGACCAGAATACCGTAATCCAGCAGTTTTTCGTCGATTTTGACGATGCGGAACTCGCCCGTGCACCGATGAGCAAGGCGTATCGCGCGATCAAGGACGCCGATTATGGCAGGTGGAACGATTTTTCCGATGCGGCCGAAATACGCCAGCATGATGCCGAATTGGCTGCGCTGGCGGAAATGCGTCGTCGTTTCGATCCGGATAAGCTCGATGCGAACAATCGGCTATCGTTCCAACTGTTCGAAAAGATGATCGAACGGCGCGATCGGGCCTTTGCCTATCGCGATCATGAATATGCGTTCGATCAGATGAATGGCGCACAGAGCCAGCTCCCGGCTTTTCTGATCAACATTCACCGCGTCACCACCAAGGCCGATGCCGAGGCTTATGTCCGCCGGCTGGAAGGTTTGGGAGGCGCAATCGATCAGATCATTGCTGAATCCGGGAGCCGCGCCGCCAAGGGGCTTATGCCGCCCAAATGGGTTTACCCTTATGTGATTTCCGACGCGAAGAACGTCATTGCGGGAGCGCCGTTCGGGGATAGCGCGGATGCTCCGCTATTTGCTGATCTCAAGACCAAGGTCGCGAGGCTGGATATCCCGCAAGGGGAAAAGGATGCGCTGATAGCGGCTGGCGCGGCCGCACTGACATCCGGCGTGAAGCCGGCATTCAACCGGCTGATTGCCGAAATGGTGCGTCAGGAGGCGCTGGCTGGCGTCGATGACGGCGTGTGGCGGTTCAAGGATGGTGCATCCTATTATGCCGAACGGCTGGCGAATTATACAACGACCGCATTGACGCCGGAACAGATCCACAAGGTTGGCCTCGATAATGTTGCCCGCATCCATGGGGAGATGAAGGGGATCATGGCGCGGACCGGGTTTAAGGGCGATCTGTCGGCCTTTTTCCAGTTCATGCGCGCCGACACGCGTTTTTATGCACCCAATAGCGAAGAAGGACGTGCGCAATATCTGGCTGAAACCGAAAAGGCGAAGCAGTGGGTGACGGCCAAGCTGCCTTTGTGGTTCGGCGTGTTGCCGCAGGCCCCTTTGGTGGTGAAGCGGGTTGAAGGGTTTCGGGAAAAGTCCGCCGGCAAGGCTTTCTATCAAAGCCCCGCACCCGATGGATCGCGTCCCGGCACCTATTATGCCAACCTCTATGACATGGCCGACATGCCGATGACCGAGGTCGAGGCGTTGTTCTACCATGAAGGCTTGCCCGGCCATCACCTTCAGCGGACGATCCAGACCGAACTGAAAGATGTGCCGCCGTTCCGCCAGTTCGGTGGTGTGACCGCATATTCAGAAGGTTGGGGCCTTTATTCGGAGAAACTCGCCAAGGACATGGGGCTCTACACCGATCCCTACCGCGATTTCGGGCGCCTCCAGCTCGAACTGCATCGCGCGATCCGGTTGGTGGTGGACACTGGCATCCACCATCAGAGGTGGAGTCGCGAGCAGGCGATTCGCTATGTGGAGGCCAATTCGGCCGATGCTCCCGGTGGAATCGTCAAGGCAATCGAACGCTATGTCGTCTATCCGGGGCAGGCAACGGCCTACATGATCGGCCGGCTGAAGATCAGCGAACTGCGCGATAAGGCGCAAGCTGCGCTGGGCAGCCGTTTTGACGTACGCGGCTTTCACGATACCGTTTTGAAAAGCGGGCCTGTTCCGCTCGATATTCTGGAAAAGCAGGTGGATGCCTGGGTTGCCTCGGTAACAGCGAATTGA
- a CDS encoding quinone-dependent dihydroorotate dehydrogenase, whose translation MAIYPLIRPLVFRIDAESAHRLTVSALRLKPSGGRPATDPRLVVNLAGLTFPNPVGLAAGFDKDAQVPDAMLSLGFGSVEVGTLTPFPQPGNPRPRLFRLPEDRAVINRMGFNNGGQAAALERLLKRRHRPGIVGVNIGANKDAADRIADYAKGVIVMKDVADYLTVNISSPNTPGLRALQSRAALDELLAGVMEARGSQRPPVFLKVAPDLEPADIDDIAAVAADRGLDALIVANTTITRPPLRSAHAGEAGGLSGAPLHDLALQRLRDFRTATGGTIPLIAAGGIASAEQAYARIRAGASLIQLYSALVYGGPGLARRIVQGLPALMTRDGFARIEQAIGTD comes from the coding sequence ATGGCTATCTATCCACTGATCCGTCCGCTGGTTTTCCGTATCGACGCCGAAAGCGCGCACCGCCTGACGGTCTCGGCGTTACGGCTGAAGCCATCGGGTGGGCGCCCCGCCACAGACCCCCGACTGGTAGTGAATCTCGCCGGCCTCACCTTTCCCAATCCGGTCGGCCTGGCCGCAGGCTTCGACAAGGACGCCCAAGTGCCCGATGCGATGTTGTCGCTGGGTTTTGGATCCGTCGAAGTCGGCACGCTCACCCCGTTCCCCCAACCCGGCAATCCACGTCCGCGCCTGTTCCGGCTGCCGGAGGATCGGGCAGTCATCAACCGCATGGGTTTCAACAATGGCGGGCAAGCGGCAGCACTGGAACGCCTGCTCAAGCGCCGCCATCGCCCAGGAATCGTCGGCGTGAATATCGGCGCAAACAAGGACGCCGCCGACCGCATCGCCGATTATGCCAAGGGCGTCATCGTGATGAAGGACGTAGCGGATTATCTGACCGTCAACATCTCGTCGCCAAACACACCGGGCCTGCGCGCGCTCCAGTCGCGCGCGGCGCTCGATGAATTGCTCGCCGGGGTGATGGAAGCGCGCGGCAGCCAGCGCCCGCCCGTGTTTTTGAAGGTCGCGCCCGACCTCGAGCCCGCCGATATCGACGATATCGCCGCCGTTGCCGCCGATCGCGGGCTGGATGCGCTGATCGTCGCCAACACCACCATCACCCGTCCACCGCTGCGTTCGGCCCATGCCGGTGAGGCCGGTGGCCTGTCGGGCGCGCCGCTCCATGATCTGGCGCTTCAACGGTTGCGTGATTTCCGCACCGCGACCGGCGGCACGATCCCGCTGATCGCGGCGGGCGGCATCGCATCCGCCGAACAGGCCTATGCGCGTATCCGCGCGGGAGCGAGCCTCATCCAGTTGTACAGCGCGCTTGTTTATGGCGGGCCAGGGCTTGCCCGCCGTATCGTCCAGGGCTTGCCCGCCTTGATGACGCGCGACGGATTCGCCCGCATCGAGCAGGCGATCGGCACCGACTGA
- the ssb gene encoding single-stranded DNA-binding protein, producing MAGSVNKVILVGNLGRDPESRSFQNGGKVVNLRIATSETWKDRATGERREKTEWHSVAIFNEGLARTAEQYLRKGSKVYIEGQLQTRKWQDQSGADKYSTEIVLQGFNSQLVMLDGPGGGSGGGGRGGSGAGGSSGWDEGDSGFGGSGSSGMSSGGGFGGGGGGGRSGGTGGGARPSNPFDSDLDDDVPF from the coding sequence ATGGCAGGCAGCGTGAACAAGGTGATCCTCGTCGGCAATCTGGGCCGCGATCCCGAATCGCGCAGCTTCCAGAATGGCGGCAAGGTGGTGAATCTGCGCATCGCCACATCCGAAACCTGGAAGGATCGCGCCACCGGCGAACGCCGTGAAAAGACCGAATGGCATTCGGTGGCGATCTTCAACGAAGGTCTGGCGCGTACGGCCGAACAATATCTGCGCAAGGGCAGCAAGGTCTATATCGAAGGCCAGCTTCAGACGCGCAAATGGCAGGATCAGTCGGGCGCAGACAAATATTCCACCGAAATCGTGCTGCAGGGCTTCAACAGCCAGCTGGTGATGCTGGATGGGCCGGGTGGCGGCTCGGGCGGCGGCGGCCGTGGCGGTTCAGGCGCGGGCGGCAGCAGCGGCTGGGACGAAGGTGATTCCGGTTTTGGCGGTTCGGGTTCGTCGGGCATGAGCAGCGGCGGCGGTTTCGGCGGCGGTGGCGGCGGTGGCCGCTCGGGTGGCACCGGTGGCGGTGCGCGTCCATCCAATCCGTTCGACAGCGATCTCGACGACGACGTGCCGTTCTGA
- a CDS encoding autotransporter outer membrane beta-barrel domain-containing protein, with product MRSLFATTCLTPLLLAAPLHAETTVTDKRTAGIATSTIKNGAADAIRITSAGSIEPTASGAGVTVDSAHAVTNEGAIKFSNVSNATGILVNAGLATTITNSATISLVETYEPVDTDKDGDLDGPLAQGSNRFGIRTAGAMTGNIVNTGAIAIEGNDSGGIVLGGPLAGSLNSSGTIEVIGDRGYGVRTGDVSGNVKLSGGIGARGQGSVGAAIDGNVGGALVIQGGISATGYRSTSVTDPSKLDADDLLQGGPALRVAGNVAGGIIFEVPPKDTKPDDKDEDKDGIEDSKEGSAAVASYGSAAAVEIGSAGQDVTIGAVAGNANGHGLVINGAVTGNGVFAGVAGNGLVVGGQGRAVTIAGGMTVGGSVTATGVGAGSSATAMRIGSGATVAEIRNSGTIGAAAGTGATAQATAIRIDAGANVTTIRNSGQIKAAVGAAEGTATAIVDKAGTVTLIENSGGIQASGAAADSARNVAIDLTANSGGATIRQLVAAQGAAAPVIQGDILFGSGGDTLDIADGGVSGTTRFGAGNNSLRLSGDAAYLGQAQFGAGNDVMALSGTSVFSGTADFGGGADSLTLADTARFSGTLAGTQGLALSVAGGTLDIANGGTVSLASLSVGATGAIRVNINGATDSATLYQVAGDASFTAGSKVIVKLANVSDSEGVYTIIRAGGLTGGSNLTASNAALPFLFKSAVVAGANAGELAIDIKRKTATELGLNTSQGAAYGAIFGVIDKDAKMAGAILDIGDGDRFRRQVQQMLPDHAGGTFEAVTSGSRATARMLADPRAPFSDQGRWGFWLQQVAWGTSKSLGSTAAYDITGWGLSGGAEAKTETIGNFGLSLAYLYGKDADGGTDNEVQSNQFELAGYWRADFGALHTFARASGARITFKGQRHFDGQIGNENVTRNTRGKWNGTLVSAAGGASYEARVGRISLRPAASVDYYRLKEKGYSENGGGAAFDLIVGNRTSDELAANATLAIGLNFGDNKGESGWFRTEVEGGRRQIIGGSLGQTTARFAGGQAFTLTPEDRTNGWVGRLRLLGGNAGFTAGGEFSAEEQQGHASVAFRASINLGF from the coding sequence ATGCGAAGCCTGTTTGCCACGACCTGCCTGACGCCGCTGCTGCTGGCCGCCCCGCTTCATGCCGAAACCACGGTTACCGACAAGCGTACCGCCGGGATCGCCACTTCGACGATCAAGAATGGCGCGGCGGATGCGATCAGGATCACCAGCGCCGGTTCGATCGAACCCACGGCCAGCGGGGCCGGCGTCACGGTCGACAGCGCCCATGCGGTCACCAACGAAGGCGCGATCAAGTTCAGCAATGTCAGCAACGCCACCGGCATTCTGGTCAATGCCGGGCTGGCCACCACGATCACCAACAGCGCCACGATCAGCCTTGTAGAAACCTATGAGCCGGTCGACACGGACAAGGATGGTGATCTGGATGGGCCGCTGGCGCAGGGCAGCAACCGGTTCGGCATCCGCACGGCGGGCGCGATGACAGGCAACATCGTCAATACCGGCGCGATCGCCATCGAAGGCAATGATTCGGGCGGCATCGTCCTGGGCGGCCCGCTGGCCGGATCGCTCAACAGCAGCGGCACGATCGAAGTCATCGGGGATCGCGGCTACGGCGTGCGCACTGGCGATGTCAGCGGGAATGTGAAGCTGAGCGGCGGGATCGGCGCGCGCGGGCAGGGGTCCGTTGGTGCGGCGATCGACGGCAATGTCGGCGGCGCGCTGGTGATCCAGGGCGGCATCAGCGCGACCGGCTATCGCAGCACGTCGGTGACCGATCCCAGCAAGCTCGACGCCGATGATCTGTTGCAGGGCGGGCCGGCGTTGCGCGTGGCGGGCAATGTCGCCGGCGGCATCATTTTCGAGGTGCCACCCAAGGATACCAAGCCCGACGACAAGGACGAAGACAAGGACGGCATCGAAGATTCGAAGGAAGGTTCGGCGGCCGTTGCGTCTTACGGGTCGGCGGCGGCGGTCGAAATCGGTTCGGCCGGGCAGGATGTCACCATTGGTGCGGTGGCGGGCAATGCCAATGGCCATGGTCTCGTCATCAATGGCGCGGTCACCGGCAACGGCGTTTTCGCCGGGGTCGCGGGCAATGGCCTCGTGGTTGGTGGGCAGGGCAGGGCCGTCACCATCGCCGGCGGGATGACGGTGGGCGGCAGCGTCACGGCGACGGGCGTCGGCGCAGGGTCCAGCGCGACCGCCATGCGCATCGGCAGCGGTGCCACCGTTGCGGAAATCCGCAACAGCGGCACGATCGGCGCGGCCGCCGGAACCGGGGCGACGGCGCAGGCCACGGCGATCCGCATCGATGCCGGCGCAAATGTCACCACCATCCGCAATAGTGGGCAGATCAAGGCCGCCGTTGGCGCCGCCGAAGGCACGGCCACGGCGATCGTCGACAAAGCGGGCACGGTAACGCTGATCGAGAATAGCGGCGGGATTCAGGCTTCGGGCGCCGCCGCCGATTCCGCTCGCAATGTCGCGATCGATCTTACCGCCAACAGCGGCGGCGCGACGATCAGGCAATTGGTGGCGGCGCAGGGTGCGGCCGCTCCGGTGATTCAGGGCGATATCCTGTTCGGTTCGGGCGGCGATACGCTCGACATTGCCGATGGTGGCGTGTCCGGCACCACGCGCTTCGGCGCGGGCAACAACAGCCTCAGGCTTTCGGGGGACGCGGCCTATCTCGGCCAGGCGCAGTTCGGCGCTGGCAATGACGTCATGGCGCTGTCGGGTACTTCGGTGTTCAGCGGCACCGCCGATTTCGGCGGCGGCGCCGACAGCCTCACGCTGGCCGATACCGCACGTTTTTCCGGCACGCTGGCCGGCACGCAGGGGCTGGCGCTCAGCGTTGCGGGTGGCACGCTCGACATCGCCAATGGCGGCACGGTTTCGCTGGCCTCGCTGTCGGTGGGGGCAACCGGCGCGATCCGCGTCAACATCAATGGCGCAACCGATAGCGCCACGCTTTATCAGGTCGCGGGCGATGCCAGTTTCACCGCCGGATCGAAGGTGATCGTCAAGCTCGCCAATGTTTCGGATTCCGAAGGCGTCTATACCATCATCCGCGCGGGCGGCCTGACCGGTGGGTCCAACCTCACCGCATCGAATGCCGCGCTGCCCTTCCTGTTCAAAAGCGCAGTGGTCGCCGGGGCCAATGCCGGCGAACTCGCGATCGATATCAAGCGCAAGACGGCGACCGAACTGGGCCTCAATACGTCACAGGGCGCGGCCTATGGCGCGATTTTCGGCGTGATCGACAAGGATGCGAAGATGGCGGGTGCCATCCTCGATATCGGCGATGGCGATCGGTTCCGCCGTCAGGTGCAGCAGATGTTGCCCGATCATGCCGGCGGGACCTTCGAAGCGGTGACATCGGGTTCGCGTGCCACCGCGCGGATGCTGGCGGATCCGCGCGCGCCGTTTTCGGATCAGGGGCGCTGGGGTTTCTGGCTTCAGCAGGTCGCGTGGGGGACGTCGAAAAGCCTGGGCAGCACGGCGGCCTACGACATCACCGGCTGGGGGTTGAGCGGCGGCGCGGAGGCCAAGACCGAGACGATCGGTAATTTCGGTCTCTCGCTCGCTTATCTGTACGGCAAGGATGCGGACGGTGGCACCGACAATGAAGTCCAGTCCAACCAGTTCGAACTGGCGGGGTATTGGCGGGCGGATTTCGGGGCGCTCCACACCTTTGCCCGTGCATCGGGCGCGCGCATCACATTCAAGGGACAGCGCCATTTCGACGGCCAGATCGGCAACGAAAACGTCACCCGCAATACGCGGGGCAAATGGAATGGCACGCTGGTTTCCGCGGCGGGCGGCGCTTCCTACGAAGCGCGCGTCGGCCGGATCAGCCTGCGCCCTGCCGCGTCTGTCGATTATTATCGTTTGAAAGAAAAGGGTTACAGCGAAAATGGCGGCGGTGCCGCGTTCGATCTGATTGTTGGAAACCGCACCAGCGACGAACTGGCCGCCAACGCCACCCTCGCAATCGGTCTCAATTTTGGTGACAACAAGGGCGAATCCGGCTGGTTCCGCACCGAAGTCGAAGGTGGCCGCCGCCAGATCATCGGTGGCAGTCTCGGCCAGACGACGGCGCGCTTTGCCGGCGGGCAGGCGTTCACGCTCACGCCGGAAGATCGCACCAATGGATGGGTCGGGCGCCTGCGTTTGCTCGGTGGCAATGCGGGCTTCACCGCCGGCGGTGAATTCAGCGCCGAAGAACAGCAGGGCCATGCTTCGGTCGCGTTCCGCGCATCGATCAATCTGGGCTTCTAG
- a CDS encoding TonB-dependent receptor domain-containing protein encodes MDSRRQGPVIRPVLLCAPLAALITSAPAMAAPALPIALPAGRLGDAVALLATQAGLSVSVPDARLWARRVPALRGHMPARDALARLARSAGGSAEPLAGGGWRIVGQGRPKPAPLVASAAPAIAAGDDIVVTATKREVRLGEYPGTVVVLDGRDLAFGGEGGTDAILARLASLSSTHLGAGRNKLFIRGIADSSFTGPTQATVGQYFGDVRLSYNAPDPDLKLYDIASIEVLEGPNGTLYGAGSLGGIIRVIRNPPRLGVIEGGASVGASVTQHGDPGADVGAMLNLPVAGDAVALRVVGYGLSEGGYIDNPALGRNDVNRTRTWGGRATVRMAPGDGWVIDLGGTVQRIDGDDSQYADRDGPRLSRSSLIDQGFTGRYALGDLVIAKAWDDVRFVSSTGIAHQRIDERFDATIPAGLPANDASANRQWPLLTMAPVGMPSVFTQKNDTHFFSTESRLSRPMRDGFGWVVGASYLHNRARLARSLGPDGMPLPLTGVTNRIDEYTGYGEASISLMRGLTFTAGGRLTYSRLLGEGQSVAPDFADANVRLRARRGETNVMPSLALAATMLPDLILFTRYQEGFRPGGLAIEDQGVRRFRKDHIATWETGLRYGAPGRGPFHVAATFSYARWNDIQADFIDSAGLPTTANIGDGRIYSLAANAGWRPLPGLGIDGAFVLNDSKVSDPVPLLAAARLSQLPNVAQFSARGGIDYRALITDDLDLRLMANLRYVGRSRLGVGPVLGEAQGDYLDTSLSIRIGRPELGVTLAATNLADAVGNRFALGTPFLMNRVDQITPLRPRTLRLGLDARF; translated from the coding sequence CCGCTTGCGGCGCTGATCACTTCGGCGCCGGCGATGGCGGCACCGGCGTTGCCGATCGCGTTGCCTGCCGGACGTCTGGGCGATGCCGTGGCGCTGCTGGCCACGCAGGCCGGCCTGTCCGTCAGCGTTCCCGATGCGCGCTTGTGGGCGCGGCGGGTGCCGGCCTTGCGTGGCCACATGCCCGCGCGTGACGCGCTGGCGCGGCTGGCGCGATCGGCGGGCGGCAGCGCCGAACCGCTGGCAGGCGGCGGCTGGCGCATCGTCGGGCAGGGGCGGCCAAAGCCGGCGCCGCTCGTCGCCTCGGCGGCCCCCGCGATCGCGGCCGGCGACGATATCGTCGTCACCGCCACCAAGCGCGAGGTTCGGCTGGGCGAATATCCCGGTACCGTGGTGGTGCTCGACGGGCGTGATCTGGCCTTTGGCGGGGAAGGCGGCACCGATGCGATTCTGGCGCGGCTGGCTAGCCTGTCGTCCACGCATCTGGGGGCCGGGCGCAACAAGCTGTTCATCCGCGGCATCGCCGATTCCAGCTTCACCGGGCCGACGCAGGCCACTGTCGGCCAATATTTCGGCGATGTCCGGCTGAGCTACAATGCGCCGGATCCCGATCTGAAGCTGTATGACATCGCGTCGATCGAGGTGCTCGAAGGGCCGAACGGCACGCTCTATGGGGCGGGGTCGCTGGGGGGCATTATCCGCGTCATCCGCAATCCGCCACGTCTGGGGGTGATCGAAGGCGGTGCGTCGGTTGGCGCCAGCGTCACCCAGCATGGCGATCCGGGTGCGGATGTGGGCGCGATGCTCAACCTGCCGGTCGCGGGCGATGCGGTGGCGCTGCGCGTTGTCGGCTACGGTCTCAGCGAAGGCGGCTATATCGATAATCCGGCCCTGGGGCGCAACGATGTCAATCGCACGCGCACCTGGGGCGGTCGGGCGACGGTGCGGATGGCGCCGGGTGATGGCTGGGTGATCGATCTGGGCGGCACCGTGCAGCGGATCGATGGTGACGATAGCCAATATGCCGATCGCGATGGCCCCCGTCTCAGCCGATCCAGCCTGATCGATCAGGGGTTCACCGGCCGCTATGCGCTGGGTGATCTCGTCATCGCCAAGGCGTGGGATGATGTGCGCTTCGTTTCGTCGACGGGCATTGCGCACCAGCGGATCGACGAACGCTTCGACGCGACGATTCCGGCCGGCCTGCCGGCGAACGATGCTTCGGCGAATCGGCAATGGCCATTGCTGACGATGGCGCCGGTGGGGATGCCCAGCGTCTTCACGCAGAAAAACGACACGCATTTCTTTTCCACCGAAAGCCGCCTGTCGCGGCCGATGCGCGACGGGTTCGGCTGGGTGGTGGGAGCCAGCTATCTCCACAATCGCGCGCGACTGGCCCGTTCGCTGGGGCCGGATGGCATGCCGCTGCCGCTGACCGGCGTCACCAACCGGATCGACGAATATACCGGCTATGGCGAAGCCAGCATCAGCCTGATGCGCGGGCTGACGTTCACCGCCGGGGGGCGGCTCACTTATTCGCGCCTGTTGGGTGAGGGGCAGTCCGTTGCGCCCGACTTTGCCGATGCCAATGTCCGGCTGCGCGCGCGGCGCGGCGAAACCAATGTCATGCCGTCGCTGGCGCTGGCCGCGACGATGCTGCCCGATCTGATCCTGTTCACCCGCTATCAGGAAGGGTTCCGGCCGGGGGGACTGGCGATCGAGGATCAGGGTGTCCGCCGTTTCCGCAAGGATCATATCGCCACATGGGAAACGGGTCTGCGCTATGGCGCGCCCGGCCGGGGGCCATTCCATGTCGCTGCTACCTTCTCCTACGCACGCTGGAACGATATTCAGGCCGACTTCATTGATTCCGCCGGCCTGCCGACCACCGCCAATATCGGCGACGGCCGCATCTATTCGCTGGCCGCGAATGCCGGCTGGCGGCCTTTGCCGGGGCTGGGGATCGATGGGGCGTTCGTGTTGAACGACAGCAAGGTGAGCGATCCGGTGCCCTTGCTGGCGGCGGCTCGCCTGTCGCAACTGCCCAATGTCGCGCAATTTTCCGCGCGTGGCGGCATCGATTATCGCGCCCTGATCACGGATGATCTGGATCTCAGGCTGATGGCCAATCTGCGCTATGTCGGCCGGTCGCGGCTGGGGGTCGGGCCGGTCCTTGGCGAAGCGCAGGGGGATTATCTCGATACGTCGCTCAGCATCCGGATCGGCCGGCCCGAACTGGGCGTCACCCTGGCGGCGACCAATCTGGCCGATGCCGTCGGCAACCGTTTCGCGCTGGGCACCCCGTTCCTGATGAACCGGGTTGATCAGATCACCCCGTTGCGCCCGCGCACGCTGCGTCTGGGGCTCGACGCGCGCTTCTGA